A region from the Nostoc sp. HK-01 genome encodes:
- a CDS encoding ferric uptake regulator family protein: MQKPTIAKKPIRSLEDALDRCQMLGMRVSRQRRFVLELLWQANEHLSAREIYDRLNQEGKDIGHTSVYQNLEALSSQGIIECIEHCDGRLYGNISDAHSHVNCLDTNQILDVHIELPAELLRQVEEQTGVQITEYSINFYGYRHPSEEV, translated from the coding sequence ATGCAAAAACCAACGATAGCTAAAAAACCAATTCGTTCCTTAGAAGATGCACTTGATCGGTGTCAAATGCTGGGTATGCGGGTTAGCCGCCAGCGCCGCTTTGTCTTAGAATTGCTGTGGCAAGCAAATGAGCATCTATCTGCTAGAGAAATTTACGATCGCCTTAACCAAGAAGGCAAAGACATTGGCCATACCTCTGTATATCAAAACCTGGAAGCCTTATCAAGCCAAGGTATTATTGAGTGTATCGAACACTGTGATGGCCGTTTATATGGCAACATTAGTGATGCTCACAGCCATGTCAACTGTCTTGATACCAATCAAATTTTAGATGTCCACATAGAATTACCAGCAGAATTACTCCGTCAAGTTGAAGAACAAACAGGGGTACAAATCACGGAATATAGTATTAACTTTTATGGTTATCGCCATCCATCAGAAGAGGTGTAG